The proteins below come from a single Oryzomicrobium terrae genomic window:
- a CDS encoding CaiB/BaiF CoA transferase family protein: MGASATASHAPAAAGALAGITVLDLSRVLAGPWATQLLADLGATVIKVERPGAGDDTRAWGPPWLADGEGQPTTDAAYFLCTNRNKQSVTVDFTRPEGQALVKQLAVRADVVVENFKVGGLAPYGLDYASLKALNPRLVYCSITGFGQDGPYALRAGYDFLIQGMGGLMSLTGRPDGEEGEGPQKVGVALTDILTGLYAANAIQAALLHRAATGEGQHIDVALLDVQVACLANQALNYLVSGAVPKRMGNAHPNIVPYQDFPTADGDMILAIGNDGQFARWCAVAGHPDWAHDPRFATNPARVRHRAELIPLMRQITVTRTTDAWIAALEAEAVPCGPINTLDRVFADPQVQHRGLKLDLPHAAGGRAPGVGNPLHLSATPVAYRQAPPVLGEHTDAVLTSLGYSPQDIAGLRAGGIV; encoded by the coding sequence ATGGGCGCCAGCGCAACCGCCAGCCACGCTCCGGCCGCCGCCGGAGCCCTGGCCGGCATCACCGTCCTCGACCTGTCCCGGGTGCTGGCCGGCCCCTGGGCCACCCAGCTGCTCGCCGACCTGGGCGCCACCGTGATCAAGGTGGAACGCCCCGGCGCCGGCGACGACACCCGGGCCTGGGGCCCGCCCTGGCTGGCGGACGGCGAAGGCCAGCCGACCACGGACGCGGCCTACTTCCTGTGCACCAACCGCAACAAGCAGTCGGTGACGGTGGATTTCACCCGACCCGAGGGCCAGGCCCTGGTCAAGCAATTGGCTGTCCGGGCCGACGTGGTGGTGGAGAACTTCAAGGTCGGCGGGCTGGCGCCCTACGGCCTGGACTACGCCAGCCTCAAGGCGCTCAACCCGAGGCTGGTCTATTGCAGCATCACCGGCTTCGGCCAGGACGGCCCCTACGCGCTCCGGGCCGGCTACGACTTCCTGATCCAAGGCATGGGCGGGTTGATGAGCCTGACCGGCCGCCCCGACGGGGAGGAGGGCGAAGGGCCGCAGAAAGTGGGGGTGGCCCTCACCGACATCCTCACCGGCCTGTATGCCGCCAACGCCATCCAGGCCGCGCTGCTGCACCGGGCCGCCACGGGCGAAGGCCAGCACATCGACGTGGCCCTGCTCGACGTGCAGGTGGCCTGCCTGGCCAACCAGGCCCTCAACTACCTGGTATCGGGCGCGGTGCCCAAGCGCATGGGCAACGCCCACCCCAACATCGTCCCCTACCAGGACTTTCCCACCGCCGACGGCGACATGATCCTGGCCATCGGCAACGACGGCCAGTTCGCCCGCTGGTGCGCGGTGGCCGGGCACCCGGACTGGGCCCACGACCCGCGCTTCGCCACCAACCCGGCCCGGGTGCGCCACCGCGCCGAGTTGATCCCCCTGATGCGGCAAATCACCGTGACCCGCACCACCGACGCCTGGATCGCCGCCCTGGAGGCGGAGGCCGTGCCCTGCGGCCCGATCAATACCCTGGACCGGGTCTTCGCCGACCCCCAGGTGCAGCACCGGGGCCTCAAGCTCGACCTGCCCCATGCCGCCGGTGGCCGCGCCCCCGGTGTCGGCAACCCGCTGCACCTGTCGGCCACCCCGGTGGCCTACCGCCAGGCGCCGCCGGTCCTGGGCGAGCACACTGACGCCGTGCTGACATCGCTGGGGTATAGTCCCCAGGACATCGCCGGGCTGCGTGCCGGCGGTATCGTTTAA
- a CDS encoding TAXI family TRAP transporter solute-binding subunit encodes MSKLLHTLLLSTTLALGTLGTTTAQAAEFINVLTGGTSGVYYPMGVALSQIYGKALPNAKASVQATKASAENLNLLQAGRGEIGFTLGDALSDAWKGDEEAGFKTALKKLRTVAGIYPNYIQIVASADSGIRTLADLKGKRISVGAPKSGTELNARAVLKAAGLTYKDFAKVEYLPFGESVELMKNRQLDVTLQSAGLGVSALRDLATAQKIVVVPVPAEVVAKIGDAAYQPGVVPAKTYEGQNADVATVKIQNFLVTHEGVPADTVYAMTKSMFDNLDQLTAAHAAAKAISKTDAAKNPPVPLHPGAERYYREAGLLK; translated from the coding sequence ATGAGCAAACTGCTTCACACCCTGCTGTTGTCCACCACCCTCGCCCTCGGCACGCTCGGTACCACCACGGCCCAGGCGGCGGAATTCATCAACGTTCTGACCGGCGGCACCAGCGGGGTGTATTACCCCATGGGCGTGGCCCTCTCCCAGATCTACGGCAAGGCCCTGCCCAACGCCAAGGCCTCGGTCCAGGCCACCAAGGCCAGCGCCGAAAACCTCAACCTGCTCCAGGCCGGCCGCGGCGAGATCGGCTTCACCCTGGGCGACGCCCTATCGGACGCCTGGAAGGGTGACGAGGAAGCGGGCTTCAAGACGGCCCTGAAGAAGCTGCGCACCGTCGCAGGCATCTATCCCAACTACATCCAGATCGTCGCCAGCGCCGATTCCGGCATCCGCACCCTGGCCGACCTCAAGGGCAAGCGCATCTCGGTGGGGGCGCCCAAGTCCGGTACCGAGCTCAACGCCCGGGCCGTGCTCAAGGCCGCCGGCCTCACCTACAAGGATTTCGCCAAGGTCGAGTACCTGCCCTTTGGCGAGTCGGTGGAACTGATGAAGAACCGCCAGCTCGACGTCACCCTGCAATCCGCCGGCCTCGGCGTCTCGGCCCTGCGCGACCTGGCCACGGCGCAGAAGATCGTGGTGGTGCCCGTGCCCGCCGAGGTGGTGGCCAAGATCGGCGACGCCGCCTACCAGCCCGGCGTGGTGCCGGCCAAGACCTACGAAGGCCAGAACGCCGACGTGGCCACGGTGAAGATCCAGAACTTCCTGGTCACCCACGAGGGCGTGCCCGCCGACACGGTGTACGCCATGACCAAGTCGATGTTCGACAACCTGGACCAGCTCACCGCCGCCCATGCCGCCGCCAAGGCGATCAGCAAGACCGATGCGGCCAAGAACCCGCCGGTGCCGCTGCACCCGGGCGCCGAGCGCTACTACCGGGAAGCCGGGCTGCTCAAGTAA